CTTCTTGATCGATCATGAGATGAAGAAGGTACCGCCTTCTATAAATCCCTTGACGCCCTAGTTTCCCAGTTTTCCCAATCCGGAACGTAGACGGACATCAAGCTTTTGAACAACCGGCCGTGATTGGGAACGCGGAGATGAAGCAACTCGTGGACGATGGCATACCGCCGAAAGCCGCCGGGTTCGGCTAAAAGGTCTTCGCTGAAACTTATCCACTTCCCTGGAGAACACGACGCCCATTTATGGCGCATTTTCTGCACCCGAATCCGGGCGGGCTCGACCTTGAGTCGTGCCGCCCATGCGCGAACATCTTCCTTAAAATTCTCCTTGTCCCGGGCTTTCCGCGGCCTGCTCATTTTCCCCACGCGCGCAATAACTTTTCCGCGATCGAGATCATGCGCTCCTTGCCGACCAAGGGAAGCAGAACCCGGTAGAGCTCGGCTTTCAACTGCCTGAGTTCGGCCGCATTGTCGCGGTGGTGGGGGAATCGGTCGAAAATCGCGCCCAGGACAACCGCGGCTCTCTCCGGCCGGTCGATATCTTCTTCTTTCAAGGTCCAAAAGAACGAGAAAGTCGTCTCGTCGCATCCCATCTTTTCCTGCAATTTTTGGGCCTCGACGATTTCACGAATCAACTCCTCGATCTTCCTCAGCGCGGTTTCCGTGGTGTCCTGCCGCCTGTCGTAAGCATCCATAATCGCTTCCGCGCGATCCCCGATAGGCTTCAGATACGGATTGCTCTCGCCGTCTTCAAGCACCTTTTCCCTGATACCGTTAACCAGATTTATGATCTTGGCTTTCTCCGACCCGTTGCTTTTTTTAATGGCATCCAGCGTTTTTTCGTCGATTTCGACGACGGGAAGCGTTTCCTTGGGCCCGTAAATTTCAGCCCTTTCCCGAATCAACCGCGAGGTTTTATCGGCAACATCGTTGTAGAGTATCGTTCCTTTCCGGAAAGCGTTTCGGACGATTCGATACAGCACGGAGAGACGCCCGAAATCGTCTATGAAAATCCGCAGGCCGGGCGACGGCGACAGAATTTCGTAGAGCATCTCGATCCGTCGATAGAATTTATAGAACGCTTCCCGCTCTTCCCGGTCCGAAAAAACCTCGATCGCCCTTTCGATCGCCTTATCGTCGATCGGCCCACGGCAAAGCCGAGTGTATTCCCGGGCGGGACCGTCCATGAGTTCCTTGAACTTCTCGAACAGCAAGTCGAGGTCCTCGATAACCCCGCTGACGACCTCGGAATCGAAGGCAAGCGCCTGTTCCAGCTTCTCGAAGATACCCACGAAATCGACCACCAATCCGCACGGTTTACGCCGTTCCGGATCGCGTTCGTACGGACGGTTCACCCGGGCTATCGCCTGAAGCAAGACATGGTCGCGCATGGGCTTGTCCAGGTACATGCAGTACAGAATGGGCGCGTCGAACCCGGTCAACAGCTTATCGGTAACGATGAATATTTTCGGCAGCGTGTGCGGTTTGGGGAAAAGCTTCCGGGCTTTCTTCTCGGCTTCCGGCGTAACCTGATGCCGGTAGACGAGAGGATACCGTTCGGAGTCGTGCTGGGCCGGGGTGTAAATCGGCAAGGAGTATTCCGGAGGCAGAACTTTGTCCAACGCTTCTTTATACAGCGCGCAGGCTTCGCGGTCGACGGCCACGAGAAACGCTTTGTAACCCAAGGGTTCCACGTTGTTCGTGAAATGTTCGGCGACGAACGCCGCCACTTTCTCGACCCGGTCGTCCGCTTTCAGAAACGTCTTAAGACGCGTGGAACGATCGAGAATCTTGTTGAGTTCGTCGATATCGCTCACTCCCTCCGCTTGGGCAAGCGCCATGAATTCCCGTTCCAACTGCTCGCGCGGAACGCGGATTTCGCTCGGAGCCAAGGTGTACTTGAGCGGCACCGTCGTGCCGTCGGCGATGGACTCGGCGATCGAATATTTATCGAGATAGCCCCGTTCGTCTTCCTTCCCGAATACCTTGAAGGTGCCTTGCCCGTAGGCCGTTTTGTCGATGGGGGTCCCCGTGAAACCGATCAAGGTCGCTTTCGGCAAGGCCCCCAGCAAGTAGTTGCCCAGGTCGCCGCCGGTGGACCGGTGCGCTTCATCGATCAGGACAAAGATATTTTCGCGCGGGTTGAGGTCGGGGGGGATGCCGTCGAATTTGTGGATCATGGAAACGATCAAACCCCGAAAGTCGGCCGCCAACAATTCGCGCAGCTTTTCTTTGCTGGTCGCGTACGCGATGGAAATACCGTGCGCGGTTTCTTCTCCGAGAATCCGCTCCACCCATTCGGAGAGCTGACCTTCCAACTCGTTGCGATCGATGATCAAAACAACCGTAGCCTTGCCGAAAGTCTCGTTGTCCTGAAGAATAAGCCGGGCGGCGGTCAGCAACGTAAAGGTCTTGCCCGAACCCTGCGTATGCCAGATCAGGCCCGTCGTGCGCGAGGCGTCGGCGCAGCGCGCCAGGATACGGTCCACCGCGCGCGTCTGATGCTGCCGCAGCACCGTTTTTTGCAGTTCGTCCTCTTTATAGAAAAACAGGATCCATTCCTTCAGCATGGTCAGAAAGCGCCGGCGGTCGAAGAAAGCCTTCACCTTCTTCTCGTAATCGCCCGGTTCCTCGTCTCGCCAATTGAAGAGGTTTTTCCGGTCGAGGTTCCAGGTGGCGCCGTAGTAGAAGTCGATCAGGTGCGTGAGGTTGAAGACCTGAGGCGCGGTCAGCATCTCCGGGGTCTCGCGATGGTATTCTCGGATCTGGACCAACCCTTCTTCGATACCTTTGGCCCTAGTCGCACTCTTGGTCTCCACGACGGCCACGGGGATGCCGTTGATCAGGAACATGACATCCGCGCGGTTCGTTTCCAGGCCGTTCGTGTATTGCCACTCGTCGGTCACCTGAAAGACGTTTCGATCGGGATCGTTGAAATCGATGACGGTTACGTTGCGCTCGCGCTTCTCTTTCTCGTCGTAGCGGCTTTGTTCCCCGCGCAGCCACGCCAGAATCTCGGCGTTGCCCTCGATGGTGTTCGGGACCGCCTCGATTCTCCCGATCGCCTCCACGGCTTTATCGGCAGTAAGCCACCCCGAATTCAGCTCGATCAGCTTTTCTTCCAGGACCCTCCCGAAGAGCAAACCGCCCTCGCCCTTCCGCATCGCCACCGCCGCCGTGGGCGGCACATACGTCCACCCCGCCTGCCGCGCGTAGCGAACCAACGGTCCCTGAACGGTTTTTTTCTCCGAACCGATTTGCGCCATACTATCTTTCGAACTCCCGCAGTTCTTCCTCGATACCATATACCTCGAGACCAACCAATCTATCAATCAGGTCGAGGCAACGCGTTCGATACCCATCATCTCGGCTTTGTCGGTAGGCCCGAAGCACAAGCTCACAAATTGTGCCGGCATGTGCCAACGTGCGGTATCTCATGTTCCACCCACAACGATCCAACTCGGTGACGATAGCTTCACATGCCGCCAACAGTTCTTCGGGAATATTTGCGGTCGATCGTTCCAAAGACCGTATCAGAACTTCCATGTTCTCACTAAACGCTCGGCTCGCTAAAAAAGCACGAATCAGCCTGCGACATGCTTCGAGTTGACGCCCTTCGACCTTTTGAAAAAAGGAAGCTGCTTCAGCACGCACTTCTTTTATAGGGTCATCGAAGAAGCGAACAAGTGCGGAATGGGAAAAATCGCGGCATTTCTCGTTCGATACGTTGGCCGCGGCCACCTTTGCCGCGCCGGTGCGTTTATCATCGTCACCCGAGATGCATTCCACGACTAAGTCGAGGGCTTCCGGATTGTCAAACTGGGCCAAGCATGCTTGTCGCGCACCGGCTTCCCTGACGAATCCACTACGAGAATCAAGCATGCGGCGTATTACAGGCATCAGACGAGTAAAATGTCTATAGCTGGCGTAATATAAAAATTTATCCACGTAAGGCGTT
This genomic window from bacterium contains:
- a CDS encoding M48 family metallopeptidase — translated: MSRPRKARDKENFKEDVRAWAARLKVEPARIRVQKMRHKWASCSPGKWISFSEDLLAEPGGFRRYAIVHELLHLRVPNHGRLFKSLMSVYVPDWENWETRASRDL
- a CDS encoding HsdR family type I site-specific deoxyribonuclease — its product is MAQIGSEKKTVQGPLVRYARQAGWTYVPPTAAVAMRKGEGGLLFGRVLEEKLIELNSGWLTADKAVEAIGRIEAVPNTIEGNAEILAWLRGEQSRYDEKEKRERNVTVIDFNDPDRNVFQVTDEWQYTNGLETNRADVMFLINGIPVAVVETKSATRAKGIEEGLVQIREYHRETPEMLTAPQVFNLTHLIDFYYGATWNLDRKNLFNWRDEEPGDYEKKVKAFFDRRRFLTMLKEWILFFYKEDELQKTVLRQHQTRAVDRILARCADASRTTGLIWHTQGSGKTFTLLTAARLILQDNETFGKATVVLIIDRNELEGQLSEWVERILGEETAHGISIAYATSKEKLRELLAADFRGLIVSMIHKFDGIPPDLNPRENIFVLIDEAHRSTGGDLGNYLLGALPKATLIGFTGTPIDKTAYGQGTFKVFGKEDERGYLDKYSIAESIADGTTVPLKYTLAPSEIRVPREQLEREFMALAQAEGVSDIDELNKILDRSTRLKTFLKADDRVEKVAAFVAEHFTNNVEPLGYKAFLVAVDREACALYKEALDKVLPPEYSLPIYTPAQHDSERYPLVYRHQVTPEAEKKARKLFPKPHTLPKIFIVTDKLLTGFDAPILYCMYLDKPMRDHVLLQAIARVNRPYERDPERRKPCGLVVDFVGIFEKLEQALAFDSEVVSGVIEDLDLLFEKFKELMDGPAREYTRLCRGPIDDKAIERAIEVFSDREEREAFYKFYRRIEMLYEILSPSPGLRIFIDDFGRLSVLYRIVRNAFRKGTILYNDVADKTSRLIRERAEIYGPKETLPVVEIDEKTLDAIKKSNGSEKAKIINLVNGIREKVLEDGESNPYLKPIGDRAEAIMDAYDRRQDTTETALRKIEELIREIVEAQKLQEKMGCDETTFSFFWTLKEEDIDRPERAAVVLGAIFDRFPHHRDNAAELRQLKAELYRVLLPLVGKERMISIAEKLLRAWGK